One Edaphobacter flagellatus genomic region harbors:
- a CDS encoding RNA polymerase sigma factor codes for MKTSAAEADPIAGLSARHEQFLRFVERRVLDRQAAEDILQAAYARAVVQGESLRSVESADAWFYRILRNAVIDYYRHRAVEGRVMTALEEEMDAPATAAEDKPNICSCMQRAIDTLNPAYAAVLREVELSDAVDSLDTFARRNGITNGNAAVRAHRARKALEKSLRHTCGSCAGAGCLDCTCGTKAATHQG; via the coding sequence GTGAAAACGAGTGCGGCGGAAGCTGATCCGATAGCTGGCTTGAGTGCACGGCACGAGCAGTTCCTTCGCTTCGTCGAGCGGAGAGTGCTGGACAGACAGGCGGCTGAGGACATTCTTCAGGCAGCGTATGCACGCGCTGTGGTGCAGGGAGAATCCTTACGCAGTGTAGAGTCTGCGGATGCATGGTTCTATCGCATTCTGCGAAATGCTGTGATCGACTACTACCGGCACCGTGCAGTGGAAGGCCGGGTGATGACTGCGCTTGAGGAAGAAATGGATGCTCCTGCAACGGCTGCAGAAGACAAGCCGAATATATGCTCGTGCATGCAGAGGGCGATCGATACTCTGAATCCTGCCTATGCGGCGGTGCTTCGAGAGGTAGAGTTGAGCGACGCAGTCGATTCGCTTGATACCTTTGCGCGGCGGAACGGGATTACGAACGGCAATGCTGCTGTACGCGCCCATCGCGCGCGGAAGGCGTTGGAGAAGAGTCTTCGGCACACGTGTGGAAGTTGTGCCGGGGCTGGGTGTCTTGACTGTACATGCGGGACGAAGGCTGCGACTCACCAGGGGTAG
- a CDS encoding L,D-transpeptidase family protein, whose protein sequence is MTSSLHPTKSTQRCIHLALFLSALLPFTAGCTKATGHAQVPAPRPVQNGKIEPIPQTAPSSSPAQVSSAFGDRIREIIAAGKFESMQQPNFTDYKEHLATIYRNSGYTPLWLRSDGISPEGKGIIEALEASEQKGLSPADYDATRWSARLDALKGASDAQKAEFDVVLTVTAMRYVSDLHIGRVNPKHFKFGIDAAAKKYDLPQFFAQQLLNAADVKNALDKIEPPFDGYRQTEAAFVHYQKLAAAGDGPAVPQVSKTIKPGDDYPGVPQLVARLRLLGDMPAGGELDNYDAAVAEGVKHFQMRHGLTPDGTLTAATVRALNVPLLSRVRQLADALERWRWMPPEFPQPPVVVNIPEFRLRAFEPEQKVGLAMNVVVGKAAPTQTPVFTDDIQYIIFRPYWYVPRSIVRSSVIPGINRSGRAYLSKENFEIVGAPAGASTADLVAGLRSGKYGARQKPGPKNSLGLIKFIFPNSNNVYLHSTPAVQLFSQSRRDFSHGCIRLEHPAELASFLLRNQDGGKWTTEAVQKAMDAGPDNRQVNLVTEIPVLLLYVTAVPDEDGTVHFFDDIYGHDKKLDAVLAKGPPYPW, encoded by the coding sequence ATGACTTCTTCCTTACACCCAACCAAATCGACCCAACGCTGCATTCATCTGGCGCTGTTTCTCTCCGCGCTGCTTCCTTTCACAGCCGGATGCACCAAAGCCACAGGACACGCACAAGTGCCTGCTCCTCGCCCTGTACAGAACGGAAAGATTGAACCTATCCCGCAGACCGCTCCTTCGTCGTCACCAGCGCAGGTCTCCTCAGCCTTCGGCGATCGGATTCGAGAGATCATTGCCGCAGGCAAATTCGAATCGATGCAGCAGCCGAACTTTACCGACTATAAAGAACACCTGGCGACGATCTATCGAAACTCTGGATACACTCCACTCTGGCTGCGCAGCGACGGAATCAGCCCCGAAGGCAAAGGCATCATCGAAGCACTCGAGGCCAGCGAGCAGAAGGGACTCTCTCCCGCCGACTATGACGCAACCAGGTGGTCAGCGAGGCTGGATGCTCTCAAAGGTGCAAGTGACGCGCAGAAGGCAGAGTTCGATGTCGTCCTCACGGTAACAGCCATGCGCTATGTCTCCGACCTGCACATCGGCCGGGTCAATCCAAAACACTTCAAGTTCGGCATCGATGCTGCTGCTAAAAAGTACGACCTGCCACAGTTCTTCGCGCAGCAGCTATTGAATGCCGCCGATGTGAAGAATGCTCTCGACAAAATCGAACCGCCATTCGACGGCTACCGCCAGACCGAAGCCGCATTCGTCCACTACCAGAAACTCGCCGCTGCCGGTGACGGCCCTGCTGTTCCTCAAGTCAGCAAAACCATAAAGCCCGGTGATGACTATCCCGGCGTTCCGCAACTCGTAGCACGTCTGCGCTTGCTCGGCGACATGCCCGCAGGTGGAGAGCTTGATAATTACGACGCAGCCGTAGCCGAGGGAGTCAAACACTTCCAGATGCGCCACGGCCTGACTCCAGACGGCACGCTCACCGCAGCAACCGTCCGCGCTCTCAACGTTCCTCTTTTATCGCGTGTGCGCCAGCTTGCCGATGCTCTTGAGCGTTGGCGTTGGATGCCGCCAGAATTTCCGCAGCCCCCCGTCGTCGTCAACATTCCTGAGTTTCGTCTTCGCGCCTTTGAGCCGGAGCAAAAAGTTGGCCTCGCGATGAATGTCGTCGTGGGCAAAGCAGCCCCAACGCAAACACCCGTCTTCACTGACGACATCCAATACATCATTTTTCGGCCCTATTGGTATGTGCCTCGCAGCATTGTGCGATCCTCCGTGATCCCCGGTATAAATCGGAGTGGACGCGCCTATCTCTCCAAAGAGAACTTCGAAATCGTGGGAGCTCCTGCCGGTGCCAGTACAGCTGATCTCGTTGCAGGGCTCCGCAGCGGCAAGTACGGTGCGCGCCAGAAGCCCGGCCCAAAGAACTCACTCGGACTCATCAAGTTCATCTTCCCTAACTCGAACAACGTCTACCTGCACAGCACCCCCGCAGTCCAACTCTTCTCGCAGTCGCGCCGCGACTTCAGCCACGGCTGCATCCGTCTGGAACACCCCGCTGAACTGGCTTCCTTCCTGCTGCGCAATCAGGACGGAGGCAAGTGGACAACCGAAGCAGTGCAAAAAGCGATGGACGCCGGCCCCGACAACCGCCAGGTCAATCTCGTAACCGAAATCCCCGTACTTCTGCTATATGTAACCGCTGTTCCGGATGAAGACGGCACCGTCCACTTCTTCGACGACATCTACGGACACGACAAGAAGCTGGACGCCGTCCTGGCCAAAGGGCCACCCTACCCCTGGTGA
- a CDS encoding isoaspartyl peptidase/L-asparaginase family protein, translating into MRATLKIAAFCIGIGLIGTSVIQPGTVTAAPSQHKWAIVLHGGAGVIERKSMNPETDAYRAALKKSVQAAADVLDKGGSSVDAIIAAIRLMEDDPLFNAGKGAVFTADGKNELDAAIMEGSTMRAGAVAGVTRTKNPITLARAVMEKSPHVMLIGAGADQFAASVGLEQVDPGYFFTERRWQSLIRQLKKENAPLPPRPAGAPPAPAGGLAEIEPPDAHKYGTVGVVALDRNGNIAAGTSTGGTQAKRWGRVGDSPIIGAGTYASNQSCAVSATGTGEYFIRLTVARTICSLVQYKGMKLEDAVDQVVQKDLRAIHGDGGVIAITPDGQLAWSFNTPGMYRARLTEGGEIRIGIYGDEN; encoded by the coding sequence ATGCGTGCCACGCTTAAGATTGCAGCCTTCTGTATAGGTATCGGTCTCATCGGAACATCGGTAATACAACCTGGAACCGTCACGGCTGCTCCCAGCCAGCACAAGTGGGCCATCGTTCTCCACGGCGGGGCCGGTGTCATCGAACGTAAATCGATGAACCCCGAGACCGACGCCTATCGTGCCGCTCTCAAGAAATCCGTTCAGGCCGCTGCCGATGTCCTCGATAAAGGAGGCTCTTCCGTCGACGCCATCATCGCAGCCATCCGTCTGATGGAAGACGATCCCCTCTTCAACGCCGGCAAAGGAGCCGTCTTCACCGCAGACGGCAAAAACGAGCTCGATGCTGCCATCATGGAAGGCTCCACCATGCGGGCGGGCGCCGTCGCTGGAGTCACGCGAACAAAGAACCCCATCACGCTGGCTCGAGCTGTCATGGAAAAATCACCGCACGTCATGTTGATTGGCGCAGGTGCTGACCAGTTTGCCGCAAGCGTCGGACTCGAACAAGTTGATCCTGGCTACTTCTTCACCGAGCGTCGCTGGCAGTCGCTCATCCGCCAGCTCAAGAAAGAGAATGCTCCGCTGCCTCCCCGCCCCGCAGGTGCACCTCCTGCACCCGCAGGAGGGCTGGCCGAAATTGAGCCTCCCGACGCTCACAAGTACGGCACCGTAGGTGTCGTTGCTCTCGATCGTAACGGCAACATCGCGGCCGGCACATCCACCGGAGGCACACAGGCCAAGCGCTGGGGACGCGTCGGCGACTCGCCCATCATCGGCGCGGGGACCTACGCCTCCAATCAATCCTGTGCCGTCTCAGCCACCGGCACCGGTGAATACTTCATCCGCCTCACCGTCGCGCGAACCATCTGCTCACTTGTTCAGTACAAGGGCATGAAGCTTGAAGATGCTGTCGATCAGGTCGTGCAGAAAGATCTACGCGCTATCCACGGAGACGGCGGCGTCATCGCTATTACGCCCGATGGACAACTGGCATGGAGCTTCAACACGCCCGGAATGTACCGCGCTCGTCTGACCGAAGGCGGCGAGATCAGAATTGGAATCTACGGAGATGAGAACTAG
- a CDS encoding HAD hydrolase-like protein produces MLIDADDTLWENNVYFEQAIASFISYLDHQVHTPAEVREHLNRCEHATIAAHGYGLASFRRSLEDCYEQLANTSLTVEQRRRIDSFADSIAQKEIELLPRVAETLEDLSARHRLILVTKGNYAEQTSKLERSGLARNFSAVEVLPEKHNEAYQALSLNHGCEADCTWMIGNSPKSDINPALNAGLHAVFIPHAFTWVLEHETVSEPPQGRQLLQLESFSDLLLHF; encoded by the coding sequence TTGTTGATCGATGCCGACGATACGTTGTGGGAGAACAATGTCTATTTTGAGCAGGCGATCGCCTCGTTTATCTCGTATCTCGACCATCAAGTTCATACTCCGGCTGAGGTTCGCGAGCATCTGAACCGCTGCGAACATGCGACGATTGCCGCCCATGGATATGGCCTGGCGAGCTTTCGCCGCTCGCTGGAGGATTGTTACGAGCAGTTGGCGAATACTTCTCTCACGGTAGAACAGAGGCGGCGCATCGACAGTTTTGCTGACAGCATTGCGCAGAAGGAGATTGAGTTGCTTCCGCGCGTTGCTGAGACGCTTGAGGATCTGTCGGCGCGGCATCGGCTGATTCTGGTGACGAAGGGGAACTATGCCGAGCAGACCAGCAAGTTGGAGCGCTCGGGGCTGGCGCGGAATTTTTCCGCTGTTGAGGTGCTGCCGGAGAAGCATAACGAGGCGTATCAGGCGCTATCGCTAAATCATGGATGTGAGGCTGACTGTACATGGATGATAGGCAACAGCCCGAAGTCGGATATCAATCCAGCCTTGAACGCGGGGCTGCATGCAGTCTTTATCCCTCATGCATTTACGTGGGTTCTGGAGCATGAGACGGTGAGTGAACCACCGCAGGGTCGGCAGCTGCTGCAATTGGAATCTTTTAGCGACCTACTGCTGCACTTCTAG